In Mytilus edulis chromosome 8, xbMytEdul2.2, whole genome shotgun sequence, the genomic window tctcGGGTGCTGAAAAGTTCATTTCTAAATTATACAAGGGAAGTTTTACCCCCCTCTCTGACAACGTTGTCTCGACCATTTTTTGAACCATCTACGATTATATCATTACTTTTTTTGCGTTTACAACCGAACTGTCGAACCTGTATTGCTTGAAAGAAGCAGCCCTGTTATCAAGGGATTCATTATAAGCCCGTATTTTACGATTACTTGACCATACATGGCTCTTTTTCAAATGGATAAGGgaataaaacaaaacgaaaattttgtataaatatatataaaatatcgaTATTTGTCAACCaatcatcaatatatcttaattaaatattgctttaaatttaatgtaaaCAGAGGATGGCTTGGATAAGGAATAGTATTTAATGCTAAAAAAAGACACAGGTGTAAACAGGAAGTTAGGGAGATAATTTGGGAGGGAAAGACCTAAAAGAAGTATTGTCAAATCTTGACAAACTTATCTGGTGGCATgtattcaaatgtttataaaacTATCAAACAAAACCTTTAAAGGTGGTAGTTGTTTCAATTGGCATACATAATGTATTTGATTTGTAATTcacctttgaaataaaaaaatctctttaaattatttttaaaggatTTCTTTCATATTCATAATTGGAATATTTTAGCCTTTTTTTTAAGCAAGTCTTTGATaagatttgaatattattattaagGGCAATTTCATTTCTTCCTTTGAAATACTATactcatttttattgaaaagttgTACTTTGCTagaaatgttaataaaagtaaatgtaaaaaataccaaTCTTGTCATTGAAAACTTTCTCACAGAAGCTGACAATGACTTTATTGTTGGTCCTACATGTTCTGCAACATCACCTGTTAGTGATAAGAAATCTTCACATCTAGGCAGTCTGGTATAGACCCACCATGGAAAAGACTTCTCCTTGGGTTTTATAGACAAATGATATGAGGATTATATGTATTTACAATGGAGACAAAAAGACTTttcttctatcatgtctatatccAGACAATAACATTAATTAGCAAACAAAGGGGTAACTtccatgagcatgatgaggacatcattacaagagaaaacatcaatagcattatataagaaaaacacataacaaatcaattacaaaccAACCGCGCGCCGCGACAAAGTTACTGAGAATTGTCGAAAATCACGCGCTTACCAcagcgctatccaaaaatcctggggagaacactgatatatacatgtaataaagtccatcataataatattttttcaaatcagaTGCAAGTAGCATGTATACGCTAAAAGGTGACCACAAGGTCTTGATGTCCACTAACAATGTCCACATGATCTCCAAGACAGCTGTGTAATAACTTCTGgtactttttttcttaatatttacgaTTTTATTTCTCATGCTTCGTTTTTCCCGATTTTTATTTTTCGGGCTACGTTTTtgcgatttttatttcacgtgtttccgtGTTCCGTACCGTACCCCCTTTTACCACCCTCATGCATCTACAACAGTCTGATGCAATAATTATAAATGTGGATAAACATTTAACAAATAcatgtgaacatggtgaaaaagATTATTTAATGTTCCCATTGAATGATGCATTTCTTACGATTTGCATCAAAATTCCCGGAACAATTTGCTTTGATTCCTATCAGTGCCAATGATCCTACAAACGGCACAGCAAAGGTCTTGAATGAGAAGCCGGTATTTCGccgttttaaaatgtttaatagtGTGTTTTCTAACTGGTTTATAACCAACGAATATCTGTAAAAAGTGTTGGAGTAGATCTGGTTTGGTGTCACTATTGTCTGTTTTTGCTTCTGACGcacaaatgtttgaaaatttgacagAGTTCGTCTTTGAATTCGTCTGCATAGTTTTGAAAACATGCTGCCGGAAGTGAATGAAATGTGTTTGTcgtaaaatataaaacacactATATTCCAATTTTAAACCactttgttatttatataatttttttaattaattttgtctcaaaacttttttgaaaaaaataaatgataaaattatttaattaaaaaaaggttTACAAATTGATGTCGTAAACACAATTTACGATAGCATCAATCAGCTGATTCAGAATCTGAACCACTGCAAGTTTActaattattctttatttcacACATTTATAGCTGATTATTTAATTCAAGTCAAACAAAGAGTTGCAATTCAgtcatttgcttttttttttatcaaaggaaTGCAAGGTCATTGTTTAAATTATACCTACAGTATAATATTATTATCTTGATTCATGATTGCACCCAATTTTAAGGCATtgtctagtccaaataataatgatgtctggcaaggctattttatttttttctgggacgccttctgtCGTAGGAAGGtgtccaagaaaaaaaaaatagccttgccagatgtcataattatttggactaggcaTTGTCAATGATAATCGCCACCTGTTACTCTTCACAGAGGGGCGTAAAGGGGGGGGTATCTGCACGAAAGAACGCGAAATAAAaatgccatttcacgatgaacgaacaattaaaaatgtcttgcacgttgatctttttaccgatttcacgaaacacggtgaataacgaacctttttcacggctgcacgtgaaataaaaatggcaaaacacgttgcacgaaaataaccctttaccaccctcttcaCACAATACAGTTagtataaggcagcaaccatttgattttctggggggggctatgtttttttttctgtacaaactttttttttcgcctgcggcgaaaaacaatctatttttttcgcgacaagtcgaaaacaatttttttcttttaattttagcattacatatagtggcagctgagggtgaaacaaacaatttttttttctcagaatcgaaaaacaaattatttttttctccaaaaactggaaacaaacttttttttccaaaaaaaaccatagccccccccccagaaattcaaatggttgctgcctaagtccCTGTCCCACCAGACTAGGCTTGTCAACAttcttcaaattttatagaatatGTCACTTCTGGAATCGTGTCTGTATCCCTGCTCTATTAAAAGTTTCCAGCACTTTCATAATGGTCATTCTGTAGGATACATTTGTAGTATAGAAATAAATTATGTTCTGTAAGTACGTTATCTTGATTCCCATACGActgagagggggggggggggtaatcatcttattaaaattttaatttcccAAATATTTGGTACAGTATAAAATCAAACATTTCTCAACATGTGTTAGAAAAAATGATGCATACATTATTGTTACGTGGTGATGGAAGTTACATGACAGATTCGTCTGAAAACCGTATCCTGGAACTGGCCTATCCAAATATTAATTGTTACTTCATAAAAGAGAGAGGAAAGAaaccaaagggacattaaaactcataagtaAAAATTAAACTGATAACACCATGacttgaaaaaaaagacaattgaACAACCGTACACAAAATTCAACAAAGACAACTAAAGACTCAAACAAAATGAGCCCTACAATAATGCAGAGGGTGATACCATGTTGTTAATTATCTTCAACAAATCGACAGTGCTCTCTTAATTCTTATATTAAAGCCAGTATTTAAATAAGAAATCAACAAATTATTCATACAGAATCAAAAACTTCAGGTCTATTTAAAGACCTACatgtattcaaaattttattgaaaaaatgatATCCACTTTGGTTGATCAagggggggttctgggggttggaaccccctttgtttgaccgatcaatgcatttgaatggggacatatagttggaaccccccccctttgtcctagGTTTGAGAActctccccccccccttttttaaatggctggatccacccctgatcCAGATGCATATACAAATATACTCAGATAgcaatatataacatgtacattgtataacaGGGTGGATTTTAGACTCTTATAACAATAACCTTTTAAACCTTCATCATATTAAATGATTAATatcaggaaatgtaaaaatatagttttattttattttaaaattggaaTCATGATTTTCACAATATCAACAGCATTGCATAAAGATTATAACCAATgctatacatttgtacatctgTGATGTATCAtcaaatatatagacaataattatagtgcattgacttgacatatcaacgatataaggatgaggcttagaaacggggaaatgcgaggctgtgccgagctacATGTATTTCCCCGTTTTgagccgaatccttatatcgttgatatgtcaagtcaatgcactattattgtctttataatgcaatctaaaaaaaacattttcaattgtttaatgcgttaaggttatttatttgattgaaATGTTGGGGGAAataccctttaaaaaggcctcacatCATGCTCgctgagaaatatacaacacaatgaaatttacatttacctgttgaaaccaacactcgatggtgaacgaaatcgtttgatTATGGACTTAAATATCAACTATAAGCATAAAACCTAATGATTTATaggtcagtcaggggtactacttgtacaagtgtattttatttacttgaagaagtaaaaaaaaatatacacatataagtaaataaataatgtttgaataatctccccttaattttctaaaaaatttacttgtataagtaaatttttattacaatcccacaaaaatcctcaagttttgagatgtaaaatcatgcctttaatgatttttcccaggtttgctcaaattttttcattaaagttcaatgtttcatctcattaattcatcaaagaaactgattgagcaaAGATCTTGTATATTTGCGCAAGGCAATCGAAAATTGCTCCTTTGGGACTTGTAAATAAGCAGTGttatgaagataacagacaaatgggattttcattgtccatgaaattacacttaaatgattagtaaagacatctgtaaagggtacacaatttaaaattctattagagcaaagaaatcttaagaattcaagaaaagaagtaaggatgatttttttacttatacaagtaaaaaattctgaatgcctaagggacataactaagccaatttttttttacctatacaagtaaataaaattcacttgtataagtatcctacaagtttacttatatatgtatatttttttttacttcttcaagtaaataaaacacacttgtacaagtagtacccctgactgtaggttgcaaacaaaaaatattaacaaattaaatatgtttttccaataattgcaaaagaaacaatgtTGAGTCGTaccacgcatcgttgtatgcatttgaaacaagaacaggttgaagaggtcgtatgaataattcaatattatttcggcaatttctatttaaatattcatgaggaaaagtgatgtcgggtcagtgactgtatatgacatagaaatatacagtcaacgcattttgactgctcaaatagaacgagtgcagtataaatgtcTGTatgatcaacatgatcaatgccAATGGGTCCATACAAATGTATGAAgtttaatatattaaattttatatgtcCAAAATACTGCAAATGGCTATCAATAAAATATCATTCAGTTCCAAACCATATAGATATATCATAATCTgaagtacatgtaaatataaattcTCCATTTTTCTCAATCATAAACCATTTCAAAACTGGGAGTATTATGTCTGTATGTCCCAATAAAGCATGGTCAATGAGAACAAAGATAATTCTGACCACAGGGAAATTCTCAAAAGCTTTCTTATCTTATTAATGATATATAAATTGTACAGGTACATgtagaaaaagatatcaaaatatGTGGTCAAGCAGGGGAGATTAGTTCTACAAATGTAAATAcacttataatttaataatacCAATACATAGAGAAACTAAACTTAATCATTGAGTACTTAATGTTTACTGAGTAAACATTAAGtaataatgatattttatataaagaAGTGATAAGTATAATAAGATCTTTTAAAATCATCTCTACCACAATATCACAaccttttaatatttttaccAATTTAACACAAACAGTTGTTAAAATTGTGTGTTGTTTTTCTCCATCAAAAAGTCTGCCAAAGTGTGACCCAAACGATGTTgtaatcatgtacatgtacatcattgtacatgcataatatataatatacatgtataagtacttCTTAACCATTGTCAATTATCTATGACAGTCAGTTTATCCATGACCATCAGATCACCATgccagtgatggtgatacaactCCTGGCTGAAAACACATTCTGTATATTATGATTTGTAGAGCCTTTAAATTTGTGGTCTAGGATGTCAGGCACAGCATGCACAGTGCAAGGGGATTTGGTGCCAAGataattatgttgataaaaaaacaaaaaaaaaccgattttgaataaaagggggagggtaaaaaaaattgtcctgtccccaagtacaaAAGAATCTGATTAATTGTAATGCAAAAGATAACATAAAGAAAATTGATTTATCAATATTTCCATTGTACATATTTACATTGTACGTCTTTATACATGTATCCTGTATATCAACAAGATCAAggttaatatttattatataatcttCATACATGGATACATGTCATATTGCCAGATGTTAACCTTGTAACGGGCGCATTGCATTTGCACCACAAATGttgtcattctttcatttgcgttgatttcaatttttcatttgcgcccattttatatttgctcctaattgcATTTATAGTTTAACACAGGTGAgtaaatacttgtacatgtactatacatttgtacatgtaccttGCATGTATATTGGTAAAATTTGGTTATAAACGTTGTTCACTTATGTTTAAGTTAAGAAAATCCATtctgttttgtatgtttttaatgattttaatgttgtacatatatttttaattcgtcattttagtgagagaaaaaaaatgtacgcaGAATGCTTTTATCTTTGGTTTTAacttcttgattttaaagtatgtaaacATAGTGCGTTTGAAAAATGACTTATCCTGCTCAGAATAACAACTGATATGGACAGAATTTAAACTTTACTATAGTGTATAATTCTTAAAACTGTCTCTCGCAATTTTActcctttttaaataattatgttGAGAGAAACATGTGTttaaactaagttttagcatACCTTGTATGGTTTTCTGAGGAATATGTTTTATTATGCAAACAAAAACTGTCTTTATCattaaaagtcttttttttaaatatttttttatactatttaCCTGAATTATTGGGGAAAATGAAaggttttatttttggcgcaaatgaaatgccaattggcgcaaaagcaaaCACCGCTTGTAACATCGGTTTACAGATAATTACTTTTTCAATGTAATCTTAAGCAAAAGCAAAattattcttttgaaaaaatatgtacattgtacataatGTAGGGTTGACTTcatgttcatacatgtacatgtatcattaaacTTAGCACTAATTGATACTTGATGGAGTTTTTGGatgcattgtacatgttgtaaaaatgTTGTAGGTACATGTAATAACTTTTACATAAATTTAGAGAAAAATTAATAGATAAAATGACCAAAAagtttaaagaatagagaattatGGTGTTCTAAAGAATAAGATAACACAATATTAATTACCATtatttacagaaataaaataattgtatattataaatatagaaagaaaaataaataaagttgtaAAAGGCTTCCATTGTACAGTGCATAATAAAAATCCAATCAAagtttaataaacaaaagtaacatatatttttctatttttagatgaGACTAGTCATTCTTGATAACTATGATAATGTCAGTGAATGGGCAGCTAAATATATCAGGCGTAGAATTAAAGATTTTAACCCTGGACCAGATAAATACTTCACATTAGGTTTACCGACAGGTAAATTTACATTATGGCAAAATAATACACAAACTAAGACTAGTCATTCTTGATAACTACAATTTTGTCAGTGAATGGGCAGCTAAATATATCAGGCGTAGAATTAACAATTTTAACCCTGGACCAGATAAATACTTCATATTAGGTTTACCGACAGGTAAATTTAAATTATGGCAATATAATAAACTAACATGGACATGTACATTGCCCATTAAATAAAAGTTAACATGTCGCCTTACTAAAACTTAGGGAAAGCTCCTTCCTTATAGTGGTTGACATTCAGTATTTCAATagacaaaaatcattttttatgtgTGGAACAACTTacttaattgattgattgttggttgcttaatgtccagtggcaaatatttcatgcatattcaggacgagaacaagttcacaataaatgcaataggtaggtcttgtcacaatagaggccatctgggatgatggtcggagaaatttgaaCTGCCACTTGCAAATGAGGGTATATTCagatattggattgggacagaatttttgccttgcaacaggtcacctacaGACCCCTCAaggagttgttgcaagggttcttaacgtacaATGAGCGTGGCACTcgctttacacgaggcatcggatttaacgtccccattctgactggatgtgactgcgaacttgatacatcccgcacagccaaaagGTCACCCCACTTAGGCAAGCGTTTTACTACCGGttgggagaagaccaagtgaccatatttctatacccaagtcACCCTGGGGGGTACTACTTACTTAAGATGCTTTGCTATTGACATTTGATTAGTGACAAATGGTATCATATGCTGTGTAAATATTGGAACAATCATACATGTAGTAAGAATTTGATTATTAAATGATTAATAGAAAAGAAAGCATATGCCATAATGGAGTATCAAGATCTATACACGATAAAAAATCGGCTAGAGTATAATGtagtacatgcatttttttaagtagaaaatgaaacccggttttatagctagctcattagaacctttcacttgtatgacagtcacaaaaAATTCCACTTGGCcatgacaaaatgttaaacagttcaaacaacaacaacaaaaaaagctgcatgaaaaatgtacaacaaaattaaataaaaatagttatgaaCAACAGCAACCAAAAACATCCACTTTGTAACAGGTCCCTGACTTTGGACAACCAATAATTGCTGAGATCAACTCCCCTTCACATCTGGTTCATTTGCCATCATATTACATCTTTATGTATGTTCATAAGTATCTTACTAGCTCAAGTCTAATATCATAACTgtcactgtggattcattattattagcTGTAAACaaatttttcatggattttgtggtACAGATGAATCACAAATTTAGATATTCTACAAACTTCAAATTTTctatagtgggtctcattggggtctaagcgtgacacgggattgccgatttttggTAAGCCTGACAcgggaaagtcaaattattgtgttgtgaaaacgggaaatgaggtctagcgggatctgggaaatgtaaaaaaaaatgagaattgcctacgtacatacatgtagtgtaagcgggatacgggaatctgacaaaacagtaagcaagATCCGTGATCGgaacccccccaatgagaccccctctataggtttgtatgcagaatttggcaaaaccatgaaatcaaatatcaacgaaaATGCAGACATTCGCTGcttatatccacgaaaattggtacccacgaaaagaaatgaatttacagtattcttgcatatttattataattttcttttagGTAGTACTCCATTAGGAACTTATAAAAAGTTAATTGAATTCATCCAACAAGGGAAGCTATCCTTCAAATATGTTAAGACATTCAATATGGATGAGTATGTAGGTAAGTTGtaataagttatctcccttatctagTTGTTTAATAGAATTACAGGGGACACACATTAGGGGCTGGGTAGgctttacagaatagagaatagaTAAAATGGGCAAAACAAACAGaatgaaagacaaaaaaagattaaagaaaaaTAGGACAAAAATAGATAATAAGAGCAAAAACAGACAATTAACGAATtggtaaaaaaaagaaataaagaataatggtcaaaataaaaaagagtagacaaaaatggtttaaaataattagaaaataagAAATGAATGTCTGTATAGACCTACATGTACATCCCATAATTGGTTTCCATTAATTAACTAGTTTACATGCGgctgcctcaaccaaatgttataaatctTATACTccatgcttattaccacaaaatatagAACATTCGTTCCAATTATGGTGGCCTCACTTTTCCTCTCTTGCTTTATTCGGCTTATGCCATTTACAatgctactgtggattcattattatttgttggataccaattttcgtggatttcgtgggtaaaggtgaaccacgaattcaaatgatcaacaaattatatattttcaaaagacTTTGTTTACATAGactggcaaaaccacaaaatctaatatccacgaatatgcaagttttcagcaatccacgaaaattgatatccatgaaaataaatgaatccacagtatatgccAGCTGGGGCACTATCTGCGTCCAATATGGACACATTAtccgtttattttttgtatattgattcaaTTTGCTTGAGTTATTCccatttgatatatatatgaaGTCATTTAACCTGCATTTACTGTAAGATAAATGTTACATTTTTAGCTATACCAAGGGACCATCCTGAGAGTTATCATTCCTTTATGTGGAACAATTTCTTCAAACATATTGACATAGATCCAAAGAATGCCCACATACTGGATGGCAATGCTACAGATTTAATAAAAGAGTGTAATGATTACGAGAAAAAGATCACAGAGGCTGGTGGGATTGAACTGTTTGTTGGAGGTATGTCTTACTGTGGGTTCATTTATATTCATGGATTACccaaaacttgcatattcgtggatatttaaatttCGTGGTTTGgtaaagtctgcatacattcctttagaaaatttgtaattcattgaatCATTTAAATTTCGTGGTTCCCCAGTACCTACAAAATCAACGAAAATTAGTGTCTGACGAATATTAAGAAATTCCGCAGTATGCCTTTGTCCCTCCATATCTGTCTTCAACATgttggacattaactcaaaaatgcttccaCCAATTTGCATACTCTTATAAATTGCAATTCAACAAATCAAAAACTACTGGACCATATATGTATACCAAAGCTTTACATTTAAAGACatgttaaggatgttcgctctGTTTCAAACTAACGCTTTTTTTAAAACTGCATGGTATagattgatggtttatataaaataacagaattaaaatagcagaaaacaaatgaaagaaaatgacCTTGTTGTTTGTGGGGATTTTATATGTTTTCCAGAATGgcttttaaaatgaaatgaaataaatctatGAATAGAGAAGAGTTAGAGGTCAAAATTTGAATTGCCATtgcatggataaaaccagaggattccaaatatctgacaaaaagttAAAACAATTCCAGAAAATATCTTAAAGCttcaattatttatcaaaacaaagaTTTACGATTTGCTTTATCCCATTTTACTTTTTAACCAGCTGATAAAGTCATCTGTTTTTAGGTATAGGTCCTGATGGTCATATAGCTTTTAATGAACCGGGATCCAGTCTGGTGT contains:
- the LOC139485892 gene encoding glucosamine-6-phosphate deaminase 2-like isoform X1 — protein: MRLVILDNYDNVSEWAAKYIRRRIKDFNPGPDKYFTLGLPTGSTPLGTYKKLIEFIQQGKLSFKYVKTFNMDEYVAIPRDHPESYHSFMWNNFFKHIDIDPKNAHILDGNATDLIKECNDYEKKITEAGGIELFVGGIGPDGHIAFNEPGSSLVSRTRIKTLNNDTIIANARFFGGDLSKVPKQALTVGVQTVMDAREVMILITGAHKAYAMHKAIEEGVSHMWTVSAFQQHPQTIFICDEDATLELKVKTVKYFKGLMDLHNQLIEEK